The Nitrospira sp. genomic interval TTCAGACCGCCGTTACGCCAGAATCTCGGTGACCACGCCGGAGCCGACCGTCTTGCCGCCCTCGCGCACCGCAAAGCGGAGCCCCTGCTCCATGGCGATCGGGCTGATCAATTCACCCGTCACACTCACGTTATCCCCCGGCATGACCATTTCC includes:
- the tuf gene encoding elongation factor Tu (EF-Tu; promotes GTP-dependent binding of aminoacyl-tRNA to the A-site of ribosomes during protein biosynthesis; when the tRNA anticodon matches the mRNA codon, GTP hydrolysis results; the inactive EF-Tu-GDP leaves the ribosome and release of GDP is promoted by elongation factor Ts; many prokaryotes have two copies of the gene encoding EF-Tu) → EMVMPGDNVSVTGELISPIAMEQGLRFAVREGGKTVGSGVVTEILA